In Natrinema amylolyticum, the following are encoded in one genomic region:
- a CDS encoding S9 family peptidase produces the protein MSSYDIERYLNIRSAYGASFGPDGERLSFLMNTTGTPQIWTLQEPRAWPEQRTFYDERVTFASWSPERPELIFGMDEGGNERAQLFRLDAETGEIEALTAMPDAKHRWGGWSHDGERFAFTSNRRDESVFDVYVQGRDETGEAAELVYEGDGWLSLSGWSPDDSRLLVSQAYSNFDQDLYILDLESDERELEHLTPHEGDVRYQSASWAPDGEGIYLVTDEGDADTLYLAYLDLESGDMETVIDGNGWNVDGIALDDETGRFVCSRNVEGYTELTVGEFDPNEPTAFETFPEPDLPGGISGGVSFDPDAERFALSTSGDAVNTNVFVIDVESGAAEQWTSAPTAGIPPESFDDSDLVSVESFDGLEVPGFLTLPDSPENGETPVIVDIHGGPESQRRPSFSSVKQYFLDRGYAYFEPNVRGSSGYGSEYASLDDVENRMDSVADIEACVEWLQDHPAIDPDRIAAKGGSYGGFMVLAALTEYPDLWAAGVDTVGIANFVTFLENTGDWRRELREAEYGSLAEDREFLEEISPINNVENIEAPLFVLHGENDPRVPVGEAEQIAEKAAEQGVPVRKLLFEDEGHGLSKLENRIEAYAEIADFLDEHV, from the coding sequence ATGAGCAGCTACGACATCGAGCGCTACCTCAATATCCGCAGCGCCTACGGTGCCTCGTTCGGTCCCGACGGCGAACGGCTCTCCTTCCTGATGAACACGACCGGCACGCCACAGATCTGGACGCTCCAGGAACCTCGCGCCTGGCCCGAGCAGCGGACGTTCTACGACGAGCGAGTGACCTTCGCCTCGTGGTCGCCCGAGCGCCCGGAGCTGATCTTCGGGATGGACGAGGGCGGCAACGAGCGGGCCCAGCTGTTCCGGCTCGACGCCGAGACGGGCGAGATCGAGGCCCTCACCGCGATGCCGGACGCCAAACACCGCTGGGGCGGCTGGAGCCACGACGGCGAGCGGTTCGCGTTCACGTCGAACCGCCGCGACGAGTCCGTCTTCGACGTCTACGTCCAGGGTCGGGACGAGACCGGCGAGGCCGCCGAACTGGTCTACGAGGGCGACGGCTGGCTCTCGCTGTCCGGCTGGAGTCCCGACGACTCCCGACTGCTGGTCTCGCAGGCCTACTCTAACTTCGATCAGGACCTCTACATCCTCGACCTCGAAAGCGACGAGCGCGAACTCGAGCACCTCACGCCCCACGAGGGCGACGTGCGGTATCAGAGCGCGAGCTGGGCTCCGGACGGCGAGGGAATCTATCTGGTCACCGACGAGGGCGACGCCGACACCCTCTATCTGGCGTATCTCGACCTCGAGAGCGGTGATATGGAGACGGTCATCGACGGAAACGGATGGAACGTCGACGGCATCGCGCTGGACGACGAGACGGGGCGATTCGTCTGCTCGCGGAACGTGGAGGGCTACACCGAACTGACGGTCGGCGAGTTCGACCCCAATGAGCCCACGGCGTTCGAGACGTTCCCCGAGCCCGATCTACCGGGCGGGATCTCCGGCGGCGTGAGTTTCGATCCCGACGCGGAGCGGTTCGCCCTCTCGACGAGCGGAGACGCGGTCAACACGAACGTCTTCGTGATCGACGTTGAGAGCGGTGCGGCCGAACAGTGGACGAGCGCGCCGACCGCGGGCATCCCCCCGGAATCGTTCGACGACTCCGACCTCGTCAGTGTGGAGAGCTTCGATGGACTCGAGGTGCCCGGCTTCCTGACGCTGCCGGATTCCCCCGAGAACGGCGAAACGCCCGTCATCGTCGACATCCACGGCGGCCCCGAGAGCCAGCGCCGCCCCTCCTTCTCGAGCGTCAAGCAGTACTTCCTCGACCGGGGCTACGCCTACTTCGAACCGAACGTCCGGGGGTCGTCGGGCTACGGCTCCGAGTACGCGAGCCTCGACGACGTCGAGAACCGAATGGACTCCGTCGCCGACATCGAAGCGTGCGTCGAGTGGCTCCAGGATCATCCCGCGATCGATCCCGACCGGATCGCCGCCAAGGGCGGCTCCTACGGCGGCTTCATGGTTCTTGCCGCGCTGACCGAGTACCCCGACCTCTGGGCGGCCGGCGTCGACACCGTCGGCATCGCCAACTTCGTCACGTTTCTCGAAAATACGGGCGACTGGCGGCGGGAACTCAGGGAGGCGGAGTACGGGTCGCTCGCCGAGGACCGCGAGTTCTTGGAGGAGATCTCGCCGATCAACAACGTCGAGAACATCGAAGCCCCGCTGTTCGTCCTTCACGGCGAAAACGACCCGCGCGTCCCGGTCGGCGAGGCCGAACAGATCGCCGAGAAGGCCGCCGAACAGGGCGTTCCCGTCCGAAAGCTGCTCTTCGAGGACGAGGGCCACGGCCTCTCGAAACTCGAGAACCGCATCGAGGCCTACGCCGAGATCGCGGATTTCCTGGACGAACACGTCTGA
- a CDS encoding ABC transporter ATP-binding protein produces the protein MAAIETSSLTKRYGDSVLAVDDLDLVVEEGEIFGFLGPNGAGKSTTINMLLDFVRPSDGSATVLGHDAQHETGAIRERIGVLPEGASVYDRLTAREHLQWVIDTKGADDDPDAILERVGLAGDGDRSAGGYSKGMAQRLGFGMALVGDPDLLILDEPSSGLDPTGMQEMREIIADEAERGTAVFFSSHILGEVEAVCDRIGIMNEGRLVATGTPDELQGDLDLGAPISLEVETVPERLELEQLAGVRSVSVDGATITATCADPSVKVDVVRHVADVTAVRDIISEDISLEQLFNTYTNGERADEDAPAPEVTA, from the coding sequence ATGGCCGCCATCGAAACGTCCTCGCTCACCAAGCGGTACGGCGACTCGGTCCTCGCCGTCGACGACCTCGACCTGGTCGTCGAGGAAGGAGAGATATTCGGCTTTCTGGGGCCTAACGGCGCCGGTAAGTCGACGACGATCAACATGCTGTTGGACTTCGTCCGTCCCTCCGACGGGTCCGCGACGGTGTTGGGCCACGACGCTCAACACGAAACCGGAGCGATCCGCGAACGGATCGGCGTCCTCCCGGAGGGCGCGAGCGTCTACGATCGACTCACCGCGCGCGAACACCTCCAGTGGGTCATCGACACGAAAGGCGCCGACGACGACCCCGACGCGATCCTCGAGCGGGTCGGCCTCGCCGGCGACGGCGACCGCTCCGCCGGCGGCTACTCGAAGGGGATGGCCCAGCGGCTCGGCTTCGGGATGGCGCTGGTCGGCGATCCCGACCTCCTAATTCTCGACGAGCCCTCCTCGGGGCTGGATCCGACAGGCATGCAGGAGATGCGCGAGATCATCGCCGACGAGGCGGAGCGCGGCACCGCCGTCTTCTTCTCGAGCCACATCCTCGGCGAGGTCGAGGCCGTCTGTGATCGCATCGGTATCATGAACGAGGGACGCCTGGTCGCGACCGGGACGCCGGACGAACTGCAGGGCGACCTCGATCTCGGCGCGCCGATCTCGCTCGAGGTCGAGACCGTCCCCGAGCGCCTCGAACTGGAGCAGCTCGCGGGCGTGCGCTCGGTCAGCGTCGACGGCGCGACGATCACGGCGACCTGTGCCGACCCGTCGGTCAAGGTTGACGTCGTCCGACACGTCGCCGACGTGACGGCCGTTCGCGACATCATCTCCGAAGACATCTCGCTCGAGCAGCTGTTCAACACGTACACGAACGGCGAACGGGCGGACGAAGACGCCCCGGCCCCGGAGGTGACGGCATGA
- a CDS encoding ABC transporter permease subunit: MSTLDVAKKDFLDVRRAKMIWVVGALYAVFMALMFYFGQNNVPNPDVKNALWNLTGVGAMFIPLIALVSAYLAIAGERESGGIKYLLSIPNSRRDVVLGKYLTRTAIVTIAILGAFLLGAALALLWYPSLEAGTFVGIAALTVLYALTYVAVAVGISAATSSRSRAMGGAIGFFFVTNVLNLFGPLRLAIVYVFNDLAGLDIAGNQIVFVQSLISPTAAYVNSTGLVFPDGFRTNPADIPWFLEGETMVVILLAWLVVPIALGIWQFERTDLG; the protein is encoded by the coding sequence ATGAGCACGTTAGACGTCGCGAAGAAGGACTTCCTCGACGTCCGGCGAGCCAAGATGATCTGGGTCGTCGGTGCGCTGTACGCCGTCTTCATGGCACTCATGTTCTACTTCGGGCAGAACAACGTCCCGAACCCGGACGTGAAGAACGCGCTGTGGAACCTGACCGGCGTCGGCGCGATGTTCATCCCCCTGATCGCCCTCGTCTCGGCGTACCTCGCGATCGCGGGCGAACGCGAGTCGGGCGGTATCAAGTATCTCCTGTCGATCCCGAACAGTCGTCGCGACGTCGTCCTCGGGAAGTATCTGACCCGAACGGCCATCGTCACGATCGCGATCCTCGGCGCGTTCCTCCTCGGTGCCGCCCTCGCGCTCCTCTGGTACCCCTCGCTCGAGGCCGGGACCTTCGTCGGGATCGCGGCACTGACGGTCCTCTATGCGCTGACGTACGTCGCCGTTGCGGTCGGCATCTCCGCCGCGACGTCGTCCCGCTCGCGTGCGATGGGCGGCGCGATCGGCTTCTTCTTCGTCACGAACGTGTTGAACCTCTTCGGACCGCTCCGCCTCGCCATCGTGTACGTGTTCAACGACCTCGCGGGGCTCGATATCGCCGGCAATCAGATCGTGTTCGTCCAGTCGCTGATCAGTCCGACGGCGGCGTACGTCAACTCCACCGGACTGGTCTTTCCCGACGGCTTCCGCACCAATCCGGCGGACATCCCGTGGTTCCTCGAGGGCGAGACGATGGTCGTCATCCTCCTCGCCTGGCTCGTCGTGCCGATCGCACTGGGCATCTGGCAGTTCGAACGGACCGATCTCGGCTGA
- a CDS encoding NAD(P)-dependent glycerol-1-phosphate dehydrogenase, which translates to MFDKSTWIRLPRNVVVGHDVRSEVVDVVDDLHLQGRPLFVTSPTPREVAADPIAADFEAAGIDPAIVTIEKATFDAVERVIEVAEAEEVSYLVGIGGGKAIDIAKLASHHLDMGFLSVPTAASHDGIVSNRGSVPDGDSRHSVAAEPPLAVVADTGILADAPWELTTAGCADIISNYTAVMDWRLANRLKDVEYSEYAAALSEMTAEILVDNADLIRPGLEESAWVVTKALMSSGVAMSIAGSSRPASGAEHLFSHQLDRLAPEAALHGHQVGVGSIMTAYLHGGDRGIWRDIRDALSSIDAPTTAAELGIDDETVIESLTTCHEIRDRYTILGNGMNERAARDVATKTGVID; encoded by the coding sequence ATGTTCGACAAATCGACGTGGATCCGCCTCCCGCGAAACGTCGTCGTCGGCCACGACGTTCGCAGCGAGGTCGTCGACGTGGTCGACGATCTCCACTTGCAGGGGCGGCCGCTGTTCGTCACGAGTCCGACGCCCCGCGAGGTCGCCGCGGACCCCATCGCGGCCGACTTCGAGGCCGCCGGGATCGACCCCGCGATCGTCACGATCGAGAAAGCGACCTTCGACGCCGTCGAGCGGGTGATCGAGGTCGCCGAGGCCGAGGAGGTCTCCTATCTCGTCGGGATCGGCGGCGGGAAGGCCATCGACATCGCGAAACTGGCCAGTCACCACCTCGATATGGGCTTTCTCTCCGTTCCGACCGCGGCGAGCCACGACGGGATCGTCAGCAACCGCGGCTCGGTTCCGGACGGCGACTCACGCCATAGCGTCGCCGCGGAACCGCCGCTCGCGGTCGTCGCCGACACCGGCATCCTCGCCGACGCGCCCTGGGAGCTGACGACCGCCGGCTGCGCCGACATCATCTCGAACTACACCGCGGTGATGGACTGGCGGCTCGCCAATCGACTCAAGGACGTCGAATACTCCGAGTACGCCGCCGCGCTCTCGGAGATGACCGCCGAGATCCTCGTGGACAACGCCGACCTCATCCGACCGGGGCTCGAGGAATCGGCCTGGGTCGTCACCAAGGCGCTCATGTCCTCCGGCGTCGCGATGAGCATCGCCGGCTCCTCGCGGCCCGCGAGCGGAGCCGAACACCTCTTCTCGCATCAGCTCGATCGGTTGGCCCCCGAGGCGGCCCTCCACGGCCACCAGGTCGGCGTCGGCTCGATCATGACCGCCTACCTCCACGGCGGCGATCGGGGCATCTGGCGCGACATTCGCGACGCGCTCTCGAGCATCGACGCGCCGACGACCGCCGCCGAACTCGGAATCGACGACGAGACCGTCATCGAGTCGCTGACCACCTGCCACGAGATCCGCGACCGCTACACGATTCTGGGCAACGGGATGAACGAGCGGGCCGCTCGAGACGTGGCGACGAAAACGGGCGTGATCGACTGA
- a CDS encoding NAD-dependent epimerase/dehydratase family protein: protein MDSALVIGGTRFIGRHLVDDLLDHEYDVTIFNRGTSENPFADDDRVDRVEGDRTNDTALEAAATTVDPDAVFDCVAYHPKDVRAATRLFDDCEAYVYVSSGAAYDREEIPKREDETPLHACTAEQATDDSFETYGNRKAEGDRAVFAAAEDGVRAMAVRPPIVYGPHDYTERLDWWIDRIHRFDRVVVPGDGTNLRHRVYVEDVASALRVVAERGAAGEAYNVGDRRLVTLEEMVELIADALDTDVDVVHAGPRELAASDIDLDDYPLYREYPHVLSTAKLAALGWESTPIEDAMARSVDDHLESDRDGDENGPDREGEERVLSILDTL, encoded by the coding sequence ATGGACAGCGCACTCGTCATCGGCGGCACTCGCTTCATCGGTCGCCACCTCGTAGACGACCTGCTCGACCACGAGTACGACGTCACGATCTTCAACCGCGGGACCAGCGAGAACCCGTTCGCGGACGACGACCGGGTCGACCGCGTCGAGGGCGATCGGACGAACGACACGGCGCTCGAGGCGGCCGCGACGACGGTCGATCCCGACGCCGTCTTCGACTGCGTGGCCTACCACCCGAAGGACGTCCGCGCCGCGACCCGACTCTTCGACGACTGCGAGGCCTACGTCTACGTCTCGAGCGGCGCGGCTTACGACCGCGAGGAGATCCCGAAACGCGAGGACGAGACGCCCCTCCACGCCTGTACGGCCGAGCAGGCGACCGACGATTCCTTCGAGACCTACGGCAATCGGAAGGCCGAGGGCGACCGCGCGGTGTTCGCCGCAGCCGAGGACGGCGTCCGCGCGATGGCCGTCCGCCCGCCGATCGTCTACGGCCCCCACGACTACACCGAACGTCTGGACTGGTGGATCGACCGCATCCATCGCTTCGACCGGGTCGTCGTCCCCGGGGATGGGACGAACCTTCGCCACCGCGTCTACGTCGAAGACGTCGCCAGCGCGCTCCGGGTCGTCGCCGAACGGGGCGCGGCCGGCGAGGCCTACAACGTCGGCGACCGGCGGCTCGTCACCCTCGAGGAGATGGTCGAACTGATCGCCGACGCGCTGGACACCGACGTCGACGTCGTCCACGCCGGGCCTCGAGAGCTCGCTGCCAGCGATATCGACCTCGACGACTACCCGCTCTACCGAGAGTACCCGCACGTCCTCTCGACGGCGAAACTCGCCGCGCTGGGGTGGGAGTCGACGCCGATCGAGGACGCGATGGCCCGATCGGTCGACGACCACCTCGAGAGCGATCGCGACGGGGACGAAAACGGGCCGGACCGAGAGGGCGAGGAGCGCGTGCTGAGTATTCTGGACACGCTCTGA
- a CDS encoding RAD55 family ATPase: MSEQLRTDRAREHPLECDHCHYPIPGDPEESDDGRYCSTACREAADDDSTMPDPDAYKRFVSGIEPLDSLVPNGLPADSFLLLSGDEGTRRAELGTELAWRALERGEPAVVVSVANPPTATLERFYGNGWNVLPALETDRLRIIDCFTHRLDDRDDFLDERSDWATFVGEAAEDAIVEVRDPSDRRELANSIHRALDDLEMTETGLVTIDSLDELESLLQDQLVHDFIKDIRATVCKARFVPIVAGATTAGQDGYPEEEYVFDGIVDLRLTDRLAPDARLKQLAVRKLIGAQILPQWVTYEYEPARGLFAFGPNTDPRQVYDLGNGPSQPTRPR, translated from the coding sequence ATGTCAGAACAGCTCCGGACGGATCGCGCTCGGGAACATCCACTCGAGTGCGATCACTGTCACTACCCGATTCCGGGCGATCCCGAGGAGAGCGACGACGGGCGGTACTGTTCGACCGCCTGCCGCGAGGCCGCCGACGACGATTCGACGATGCCCGATCCCGACGCGTACAAGCGGTTCGTCAGCGGCATCGAACCGCTCGACTCGCTCGTCCCGAACGGACTCCCCGCCGACTCGTTTCTCCTCCTCTCGGGCGACGAAGGGACCCGCCGCGCCGAACTGGGGACCGAACTCGCCTGGCGCGCGCTCGAGCGGGGCGAACCCGCCGTCGTCGTCTCCGTCGCGAACCCGCCGACGGCGACGCTCGAGCGGTTCTACGGGAACGGGTGGAACGTGCTCCCGGCGCTGGAAACCGATCGACTGCGGATCATCGACTGCTTCACCCACCGGCTCGACGACCGGGACGACTTCCTCGACGAGCGAAGCGACTGGGCAACGTTCGTCGGCGAGGCCGCCGAGGACGCGATCGTCGAGGTCCGCGACCCGAGCGACCGTCGCGAGCTGGCGAACAGCATCCACCGCGCGCTCGACGACCTCGAGATGACCGAGACGGGACTGGTCACGATCGACTCGCTGGACGAACTCGAGTCGTTGCTTCAGGACCAGTTGGTCCACGACTTCATCAAGGACATTCGGGCGACGGTCTGTAAGGCGCGGTTCGTCCCGATCGTCGCCGGCGCGACGACGGCGGGCCAGGACGGCTATCCCGAGGAGGAGTACGTCTTCGACGGGATCGTCGATCTGCGACTAACGGATCGGCTGGCACCGGACGCCCGGCTCAAACAGCTCGCCGTTCGGAAACTCATCGGGGCCCAAATCCTCCCGCAGTGGGTGACCTACGAATACGAACCCGCCCGCGGGCTGTTCGCGTTCGGTCCGAACACGGATCCGCGACAGGTCTACGACCTCGGAAACGGCCCGTCACAGCCGACCCGCCCTCGGTAG
- a CDS encoding GIY-YIG nuclease family protein → MSGTYVLVIDVPRSTSIEVGALGDREFPAGAYAYVGSAFGPGGFSRVDRHRELADGDRETRHWHIDYLLGHSATHLETAITFPNADRECELADRLPGEFVSGFGASDCDCEAHLLAAPDAAAIREAAVDAGGVLDD, encoded by the coding sequence ATGAGCGGCACGTACGTCCTCGTCATCGACGTCCCGCGATCGACGAGTATCGAGGTCGGTGCGCTCGGTGACCGCGAGTTCCCTGCCGGCGCGTACGCCTACGTCGGCAGTGCGTTCGGCCCCGGCGGCTTCAGTCGCGTCGATCGCCACCGCGAACTCGCCGACGGCGACCGCGAGACGCGCCACTGGCATATCGACTACCTGCTCGGCCATTCCGCGACGCACCTCGAGACCGCGATTACGTTCCCGAACGCCGATCGGGAGTGCGAACTGGCGGATCGGCTGCCCGGCGAGTTCGTCTCCGGGTTCGGCGCATCGGACTGTGACTGCGAGGCGCATCTCCTCGCGGCTCCCGACGCGGCAGCGATTCGAGAGGCGGCGGTCGACGCGGGCGGCGTTCTCGACGACTAG
- a CDS encoding peroxidase-related enzyme (This protein belongs to a clade of uncharacterized proteins related to peroxidases such as the alkylhydroperoxidase AhpD.) encodes MGNSDSEPESTSEPTPELSDDAMARFSVPAFDDLPDDLRDRIEAETERAGFTPNVFAAFAYKPSHFRAFFEYHDALVEDTALEREEIEMIIVAVSGVNHCYYCNVAHGALVRIYADDPTLADQLVANYRTADISDAHRTMLDVAVTLTERPTEVEPADLEALRDAGFSEEAIWDIGAVTAYYNMSNRMAMFAEMRPNDEFHTLGRA; translated from the coding sequence ATGGGCAACTCCGATTCCGAACCCGAGTCGACGTCCGAACCGACCCCGGAACTCAGCGACGACGCGATGGCCCGATTCTCCGTTCCGGCGTTCGACGACCTGCCCGACGACCTGCGGGACCGGATCGAAGCGGAGACCGAGCGCGCCGGATTCACACCGAACGTGTTCGCCGCGTTCGCGTACAAACCGTCGCACTTCCGTGCCTTTTTCGAGTATCACGACGCGCTCGTCGAGGACACCGCCCTCGAGCGCGAGGAGATCGAAATGATCATCGTCGCCGTCTCCGGCGTCAATCACTGCTACTACTGCAACGTCGCCCACGGCGCGCTCGTCCGGATCTACGCCGACGATCCGACGCTGGCCGACCAACTGGTCGCCAACTACCGGACCGCGGATATCAGCGACGCCCACCGAACGATGCTCGACGTCGCGGTCACGCTCACCGAACGGCCGACTGAGGTCGAGCCGGCGGATCTCGAGGCGCTCCGGGACGCCGGTTTCAGCGAAGAAGCGATCTGGGACATCGGCGCCGTCACCGCCTACTACAACATGAGCAATCGAATGGCGATGTTCGCCGAGATGCGGCCGAACGACGAGTTTCACACGCTCGGCAGAGCGTAG
- a CDS encoding class I SAM-dependent methyltransferase gives MSDRDDVRRAYDEITATYANERTTTRDDEAAALEALFDGLPDEYRLLDAGCGQGTPALEYALDPSNGCDPELAVGLDLSRGQLETATRLVPDAALCQGEMTRLPFAANAFDAVTALYSLIHVQIDDHPAAIESFARVLRPGGRLLLTEGWTEWTGSNPNWLETGTEMHWSMAGATATRAQLESAGFELVARGEFRDALADEEDARFPYFHARLAE, from the coding sequence ATGTCCGACAGGGACGACGTCCGCCGCGCCTACGACGAAATCACGGCGACGTACGCGAACGAACGGACCACGACGCGGGACGACGAGGCGGCCGCGCTCGAGGCGCTGTTCGACGGCCTTCCGGACGAATATCGTCTCCTCGACGCCGGCTGCGGGCAGGGAACCCCGGCGCTCGAGTACGCCCTCGACCCGTCGAACGGATGCGATCCGGAGCTGGCCGTCGGGCTCGATCTCTCGCGGGGGCAACTCGAGACGGCGACGCGGCTCGTTCCCGATGCGGCGCTGTGCCAAGGTGAGATGACGCGGCTGCCGTTCGCCGCGAACGCCTTCGATGCCGTCACCGCACTGTACTCGCTGATTCATGTCCAGATCGACGATCACCCGGCGGCGATCGAGTCGTTCGCACGCGTGCTCCGCCCGGGCGGACGGCTCCTCCTCACGGAAGGGTGGACCGAGTGGACCGGTTCGAACCCGAACTGGCTCGAGACCGGCACCGAAATGCACTGGAGTATGGCCGGCGCGACGGCCACTCGTGCCCAACTCGAGTCGGCCGGGTTCGAACTGGTCGCGAGGGGAGAGTTCAGGGACGCGCTGGCCGACGAGGAGGACGCCCGATTCCCGTACTTCCACGCGCGGCTGGCGGAGTAA